In one Aricia agestis chromosome 21, ilAriAges1.1, whole genome shotgun sequence genomic region, the following are encoded:
- the LOC121737863 gene encoding uncharacterized protein LOC121737863, with product MVRKSVVLLICVLVALSYALEEERNHTERTGRLQKECSSNLSAKCLKIHALSFLEDLSSRDELRILPGLSIVREKDANSTNPEEIAAELSRQFPGKSEEKLNRFLLYRLQSYLDGHSIRYRLLDSETSKEALDMVKGDREAGATGRKKGGGGGLKGGGGLFAAALLGKGALAAAALGALALLAGKALMTALMSLLLSALVGLKGHGGHKSTTYEIITKPEVSHHHSQSHEEHHEHEHGHHGGYRRAYDENYNSYMPYDNTTH from the exons ATGGTCCGTAAAAGTGTGGTTCTTCTTATCTGTGTGTTGGTCGCCCTAAGTTATGCCTTGGAAGAGGAGAGGAACCATACAGAACGAACCGGGAGACTCCAGAAGGAATGCTCGAGCAACCTCAGCGCGAAATGCTTAAAAATCCACGCGCTCTCCTTCCTAGAAGATCTGAGTTCTCGCGATGAACTGAGGATCCTCCCTGGATTGAGCATTGTGAGAGAAAAAGATGCGAACAGCACGAATCCGGAGGAAATAGCCGCGGAGTTATCCAGACAGTTCCCTGGAAAATCTGAGGAGAAGTTGAACAGGTTTCTTCTGTATCGTCTCCAGAGCTACCTGGATGGACATTCCATTAGGTACAGGCTGCTGGATTCGGAGACTTCCAAGGAGGCCCTAGATATGGTTAAGGGAGATAGGGAAGCAGGAGCTACGGGAAGGAAAAAGGGAGGTGGAGGTGGTTTGAAGGGAGGTGGTGGGCTGTTTGCAGCGGCTCTGTTGGGGAAAG GTGCCCTAGCAGCGGCCGCCTTGGGCGCCTTAGCGTTACTCGCCGGAAAAGCCCTTATGACGGCTCTCATGTCCCTTCTCCTCTCCGCCCTCGTGGGATTGAAAGGCCACGGTGGGCACAAGTCCACCACCTACGAGATCATCACCAAGCCGGAGGTATCCCACCACCACTCCCAAAGCCATGAGGAGCACCATGAGCATGAGCACGGTCATCATGGCGGCTACAGGAGAGCATACGATGAGAACTACAATAGCTATATGCCGTACGATAATACTACGCATTAG